The region GCCTGCATGTATACGCACTTTGATGTTTTGCTGACCTAAATAAAACGTgacttacagcagtgccggcgcttcatCTCTCTCCTTCTACATACAGAAAAACAGGTGTAGGGGAAACTCGGgcgcagggaaattgctgatagtagaatattgataaatGTTAACAATATTGTACTACATCaaaacctaaccctaccctcatacagaaccctcctccCTGGTGCCAAcccttaactgccccccccctaATACaacccgcccctcccccccttgcACAAgcacccttcctgactcctaaacctaaccctccccccctcgcACAAGCCTCCTTCCTGGCACCTAGACTTAACCTTCTACCGCCTGCTCAACCCCCCCTCCTGATGCTtacccttaaccaccccccctccccacatccCAGCACAAACTGCCTTCCTGATGCTTACCCTTAACCACCACCCCCTACATCCCAGCACAAGCcgccttcctgatgcttaaccttaaccacctcccaCATCCCAGCACAAACcgccttcctgatgcttaaccttaaccaccacccccctcccACATCCCAGCACAAACCACCTTTCTGATGCTTAACTTTAACCACCCCCCACATCCCAGCACAAACcgccttcctgatgcttaaccttaaccaccccccacatCCCAGCACAAACCGCCATCctgatgcttaaccttaaccaccccccacatCCCAGCACAAACcgccttcctgatgcttaaccttaaccaccccccacatCCCAGCACAAACcgccttcctgatgcttaaccttaaccacccacccccctcccacaTCCCAGCACAAACtgccttcctgatgcttaacttGTCTTTAACCACCCCCCACATCCCAGCACAAACcgccttcctgatgcttaaccttaaccaacccccacccccaccatccCAGCACAAACcgccttcctgatgcttaaccttaaccatACCTCTCTATTTTTTtgaataagaaagagggacacttaagccacgaccCTGCcgcacccctaatcatgcccccgGCACACCCGTAGTCatgtataccataaagatttttatcagataaatatgttgttttgccattcaaaccacacagatcctttctatccttgttcaatttccttcatattatcatttgaaaataagaaaaatataaattaaaaggataggaataaagtttagagttaattaaacacatttctcagtagaaaaatacatatatgtacacacacagatctgtacattagtcctgaaagagggacaaatgaggaagaaagagggacgggggtaatgggttcccaaagaggtactgtccctccaaaagagggacagtgggaGCTCTACCTTAaccgccccccacacacaaactcCCTTCCTGAGGTCTAACCAAAACGGCTCCCACCCACACCCCAAACCCCGCCTCCCAAGTGCATAAACtgcttaaaaaaaacatgtaaagaagacacaccacaaaaaaaagacaataaaaaaaaaatgcaaaaaacaataataatcacATTCCCCCTTTGGCACTGGCTTGCCTCTTATTTGAAAGTGATTAAGggtccgttcacatctaaaaccaCGGGAGTGATTTTTTCCTCCATTAGCGTGGAAAAataactggacactgcggcggttttggagcgatggtGATTatcggtgctatgcatgctaatcactatcgctaatcgccggcaaaccgctgcatgtaacataTTTGCGGTTAATGCTAACCGCAaacgtggcagtgagaacactgccatagtgttacatgttgtagcggtttttaaaaaaacgctagcggtttgccttgagcgggagTCGCACGATTCCCACTCAAGTGAGAACGAGCCCTTACAGCACATTTTATTCTGGTACAAATGTACTGCGCATCTAAAAACATTTGCGTACAAAATGCATTTCacattttacaggttttttttatcaaagtgcCTCTTGAAGTTCTTACTGTTGTTTGAATCTTGGAGATTTTTCTTATTTAAGTTTGCTTCTTGATTTGTATTTCCAGCCTCTGGGACGACAACACTGAGCAGTAACACGACAGGACTGCTCTGGGAGGGGCAGGATTCGGTGGCGCTGTTCTGCAGAACACAGATTGCTGATGCCGGTTATTTCTGGGAATTGGAAGGAGAGGCATTACCTGAAGAAAGCCGCTATCAGATTACTGGGGATCTCTCCAAAGCAAACTCCACTCTGACCATCAGCCCCATCTTTAGGAATGACACCGGGAACTTTACGTGTGAGGCCTTCAACAGCTCAACCACTGAGTTCAGCAATGCCGTGAGCCTGAACTTAGCCTGTAAGTATCAGATACTAACTAATTCTTActttacaataaaatgatctgagtaAATGATGGGAATAAGTATGTTCAGGATATTCACATTGTATTGTATGAAAACAGGGAAGCTGGTGGGCCAAGGCGATACCAAACAATCACATTACTTATcctttgcttaaaggaatactgtaggggggtcggggtaaaatgagttaaacttacccggggcttctaatggtcccctgcagacatcctgtgcccgcgcagccactcaccaatgctccggccccgcctccggttcacttctggatttcagactttaaagtctgtaaaccactgcgcctgcgttgccgtgtcctcgctactgctgatgtcaccaggagcgtactgcacaggcacagaccatactgggcctgtgcagtacgctcctggtgacatcagtgggatcaaggacacggcaatgcaggcgcagtggttttcagactaaagtctgaaattccagaagtgaaccggaggcggggtcagAGCTTCGGTGAGTGGcagtgtgggcacaggacgtctgcaggggaccattacaagccccgggtaagttcaactcattttcccccgaccccctacagtattcctttaaagaaaacctgtaatgagaaaaagttcccctgggggggtacaaacctcgggtggggaaacctccggatcctatcgaggcttcccccgtcctcctccgcccCACAAAGGTGGCGAAAAAGCTcctggggatgtaaatatttaccttcccgactccagcgcaggcgcagtatcggctttccgctcggagataggcggaaatagccgatcgctgtcagtcgctctactgggcaggcgcaagtctcctgcgcctgcgtagtagagcggacccgacagagatcggctatttctgcctatctccgtgcggagagctgcaacagcgcccccgctggagtcgggaaggtaaatatattagccttgtcaagcttgtcaagcccagattgcgggacacttcggggagccagcgctggactgcctgcagctacagcggagggggaagcctcattgggaccctgaggcttccccctaccgaggtgagtaacctcctaaactgagagggatatggatgtttccttttgaacaatacaagttgcctggcagtcctactgatctcttcggttgcagtagtggctgaatcacacacttgaaacaagcatgcagctaatccagtctgacttcagtcagagcacctggtctgcatgcttgttgaggggctgtggctaaaagtattagagacacaggatcagcaggagagtcaggccaaGCACCCATCGCTAAAGCATTGCCTCTGTCCGGAGTTCTGCTATCCTATAGTCAATCTGTGGACGAAGTCCTCAGCAGACAGTCACCAGATTACCCAGTTTGTGCGTAAATTGCATTGTGTCCAATGGCAGTGCCAAATTTACCTCTTGGGCTTCGTGCCCAATTTTACTAAAGACAGGGTACCTACCTGCCCTCTGTTCTCAGGACAAATTTGACTTATTGCTTTGCCCTTCCCCTGGActtcctttaaagtaaatctaaactgaaaacaaaaagaaaagagatGTGTATAATGTTAAGCTCCACTCACACAGTATATGACCTCACCCCTTGCCCTCTGAGATGCTGGCTCACATCTCGCGCATATTCACAAACAATAGCACATAGCGCAGCAGCTAACATGGGCTCCTATTCATTTGGCTGCTGAACTGCGGCCACATGGGGGAAGGCAGTGTTTGCATCTTCACGTGTAACACATGAATTATGTGCACTCTCTGCCAAGCCCCTGTAACAACACTCCCAGTATCAAAGCACATCACCAGTAGGAGGGGTTGGGGCGTGGATTCTTTTAAAATAGTTCTAAAAACTGTCTGTGGGGGAGTTCATGGATGGGAATAAAACACATGATGCATTCATGTAATGTCAatgacttgtctgctgcaacagaaGAGCGGCATTCCAGTCTGATCACTAAACCAGGTgcagcacacaaaaaaatgcaatattttgtttttactaaaaaaaccaaaaacatcatATTTGAAGATTTCCACATTTAATGCTAAACACATATGTTAAATATTCCTGCTAATAAACTATTAAGGTGTCCAGTGGGTTTTGCATTTGATTTGAGGTATTGTGATTACAGCAGTGGATAAAGCGCATGAAGGAACTTGGTGCCAACTGCTCTTAGTTTGCAGCACTACAGCTCCATGTGCAAATCCCTGACGGTCTCCAGAGATTCTGTTGAGTATGGCTTTCATATatttaagggggggaggggggggtttctCCGGGCATTTATAGTCATCCGAgaaaacatgtgacatgatgagataaacaggtgtatgtagagggctaaacatattaataaccaggctgttttactgtacttgttttattttgctgcctgaggcctcattcacaactGAAAACGAAAACGCAAACTCAAGTcttttgcatttttgtgtgcttccccccatcccccccacccttcggctctccactgcgcgctgcgtttctggtaaaagcgcttttctaagcacttttccagagctgatttgtaattcactccctgacgcaaatcaggaagtgatctctttgacccagaaaagaataaatacaatgtatttattcttaaaaacgcgaacacaattgctgaacaaagcgattttgtgagcgtttgggtttttcctataccttcctttgaggcaaaatcgcccccaaaatggtacaggcaccagcTTTGCTGCATGCACAGCGCATAaactgcgctgatatgaaccttctcatagggaatcattgcacaaattaaataaaataaaattttaaaatcaccttgcttgaaaaaaggccgaaaacccccctagtgtgaacgagccctgaaagAATTAATCTTTGGGCATGGAAGTGAATGCTTCTGTCTTatgggtaccttgtcgggaatgtagtaattacagtgggttgcaaaagtattcggcccccttgaagttttccacactttggcacattactgccacaaacatgaatcaattttattggaattccatgtgaaagaccaaaacaaagtggtgtacatgtgagaagtggaacgaaaatcatacatgattccaaacattttttacaaatcaataactgcaaagtggggtgtgcataattattcagccccctgagtcaatactttgtagaaccacctgtgagaaaacgcggaaaagccgccgcatatgccaagaacgaggcggctgattccgcgtccaaagcggcggtttgcacgcatggacacgtGTCTGGtaatatggtggaatgcggaaaagccgcagcatgtcctgacagcagagCGGGTGCTTGCATGCGgcggcgtgtgcttggtgtggctgggtctgttagtgcacctagacagatggagagctatgcacacgcgggcctgaatgcaggacctttataccagcaggggaagtgtcagctgatcaggaaggtcagatgactcctgtaggactcatgattggctgaatggttcgggcggggcagcagagtccagcaactatatattctgctgcttgtcagttgctggttgtctgccattgctaacacttgcgtgaaggcactcagaccttagctagacccgacagtgtgccagaaccggctggagctgggaatccacactgagtcagattcttgatagcttaaagtattaaTTGAatggtattatttgttagaccagttccagggtgttgagatcaaggccctcacaccccagactaggaatactgtgtatcttctgtgtattctctagactagttccagggtgttgtgaatacggacctcacacccaagactagggaactgtattatcatttatgttatgctccagactagttccagggtgttgtgaatacggacctcacacccaagactagggaactgtattatcatttatgttatattccagactagttccagggtgttgtgaatacggacctcacacccagactaggttgtgttattactgtgttacgttagcccagttcagggcaaagccttacatattagcagcagggcttcctgcgtcccagccttggtccctcgctcaggggtccacaggctacaggaatatcacccaccgctcaggggtgaattcctcgggagtataggccgccagctcctctggtggtctttactcagagttgttactgttgcaccaaacacttacactctccctggtgtctagaggttagacatatctgattattgacgattccgcagatcctcaataatcgggtatatctgtattcttggggatactgcggatcgccaaggatcagattctctctctggttctgacaccgatcgttacaccaccttttgctgcaattacagctgccagtcttttagggtatgtctctaccagctttgcacatctacagactgaaatccttgcccattcttctttgcaaaacagctccagctcagtcagattagatggacagcgtttgtgaacagcagttttcagatcttgccacagattctcgattggatttagatctggactttgactgggccactctaacacatagatatgttttgttttaaaccatttcattgttgccctggctttatgcttagtgtcattgtcctgctggaatgtaaacctccaccccagtctcaaatcttttgcagtctccaagaggttttcttccaagtttgccctgtatttggctccatccatcttcccatcaactctgaccagcttccctgtttctgctgaagagatgcacccccaagcatgatgctaccaccaccatatttgacagtggggatggtgtgttcagagtgatgtgcagtgttagttttctgccacacatagcgttttgcattttggccaaaaagttccatttcagtctcatctgaccagagcaccttcttccacatggttgctgtgtctcccacatggcttgtggcaaactggacttcttatgctttctgttaacaatgcctttcttcttaccactcttccataaaggccaactttgtacagtgcatgactaatagttgtcctatggacagagtctcccacctgagctgtagatctctgcagctcgtccagagtcaccatgggcctcttgactgcatttctgatcagcgctctccttgttcggcctgtgagtttaggtggatggccttgtcttggtaggtttacagttgtgccatactccttccatttctgaatgatcgcttgaacagtggtccgtgggatgttcaaggctttggaaatctttttgtagcctaagcctgctttaaatttctcaaaaacttgatccctgacctgtcttgtgtgttctttggacttcacggtgttgttgctcccaatattctcttagacaacctctgaggccctcacagagcagctgtatttgtactgacattagattacacacaggtgcactgtatttagtcattagcgctcatcaggcaatgcctataggcaactgactgcactcagatcaaagggggccgaataattatgcacactccactttgcagttatttatttgtaaaaaatgtttggaatcatgtatgattttcattccacttctcatgtgtacaccactttgtgttgctttttcatgtggaattccaatcaaattgattcatgtttgtggcagtaatatgacaaaatgtggaaaacttcaagggggccgaattcttttgcaacccactgtacagtcATACAGTTATTACAGCCATATTGTAtacagtaattacagccataaaagtaagTTTTCCTGGCCGAATTCAACTGGAGAGAGATAAaataaggtcaatagttcatgtatttttactcAGGGACACTTAAAAGTCTGCCACTGAGCAgatacaacaaaacattcaatttactttgtaaatgtgcaaatataaaataaaaccataggaTATCTAAAGAAActaagtaggaggataaatacaattgtttatctcatcagtttattttcacctcgggttcactttaatggtaaAATGATAAGTCTGGATAttttccttaaagtggaactgtcgcaaaaatcttaaaatttaaaacacatacaaataagaagtacatttctcccagagtagaatgagccataacttacttttctcttatgttgctgtcaattacagtaggttgtagaaatctgacattaccaatagattttggactagcccattctcTCATagaggggttctcagggttttctttatttttataagcacttggtgaatggcacttGCTCCATccgactgccaaaatagtgtacagcggggaggctggccagcatctttgtatcaataattttcagagaatgtctttataaagaataaaggccatgctgagaatcccccatgaagggatggactaacccaaaacctgttggtaatttcagatttctactgcctactgtaagtgacagcaacataggagaaaagtaattagttgttcattttactctgggagaaatgtacttcttatttgcatgtgttttaaattttaagatttccgcgacagttcctctttaagaaatacAATCTCACTTGAAAACTGAATGTTGTGGTATCTTGGATTATCTTTGTCTAACATTTACATTGGTCAGATGATTTGAAACATATAGGTATGAAAAACATGGAacagaaaacagaaaagaaaTTGGGAAGGGGACAAATACTTTTTCATAGCAATATATCTTTCCAGGGTTTCCGGTCACTTCAGTCATCACCTGTGGGACAGAAGCCTTTAGTGATTCCGTGCGATTTAATTGTTCCTGGGCAGGAGGGAATCCTGCAGCAAACATTGACCTGATATTTAATGGCACAACAAACAGCGGACAGAATTCTGTAACAAGAACTGTGACAACCGGCACTGAGGTGCAACAGCCACAGATGATCTGCCGAGGAGACCAAGAGGGCAGGAAGTCCGAGTGCCAAACCAACTTTGGTGAGAAATTGCTAATTTACTCCTTAACAGATCTGTTAGATCACCATCATGTATATTTGTGATGTTAGCTGTAACTGATGATGAGGTTAATTCACAATAAGCAGGCAGTGCACTGTAACCTTAACGACACCTACGTCAGGTACACAACACACTTGCAAATTACGTTACCAACAGGGCCATCACTCTCATTAAAGGGAGCCTGTACTGAGtaaatttttttcaaataaacacatgaggtaacttcaaaagaacattacatagttaccttgctatcagttcctctcagaagctcaccattttcttctgacaatgatcccttccagttctgacaacattttgtcagaactgaaatagatcagttgctatcagatatatcagtggctgccagttacagctgagaggagaactgatgtgtccatgtttccctatggctcaagtgggcgatgttacagtttaactgtgtgctgaccagaaagctgttagggggtaatggccattttcaaaacggaggacagagaattccattgatcacagtggataaacaggacgcaggagaggaaaacgagattgaggagtagactacacaggaggtaagtatgacttgtgtatgtttattttgaatttgaattttcagttcaggttttctttaaggaaacTGGTGCAATGTTATGGGATGCAATGTCTGTTATTGGAAAGGATGATGGTAgccgtcaggcccggatttacataattggagcctataggcacgtatgtcctggcgccctagactttgccctccctgaatctacaaacccccgccgaaaCGCACTGCAAGCATACTGGCTGCCCAGGGCCTTCTAGCACTGCTGGTCCCTCAACCTCTCCCTtaacccctctgtgctccccgggGAGTGCTTTTGTACCCCCGCTGCCAGCACATTGCATTTCACCTGTCAAGGCTGTTCCATCCTGTTCCCTGTCTTCatcctgctgcctgcctcttgTGCATATTCACATGGTACAAATACCATGTGCATAGTcacatgaggcaggcagcaggaagTAGATTGGCAGCAGAATGGAGCAGTCGGGACTGCTGCGGTACAATGCTGCTATCATGCAGGGCCCCAGGGACCACAGAAGAGTTGAGGGAAAATTGGGGGGTGGTTATGGGGTGACAGTCGGCTCGGGGGCACTGggtggtgaatttgctggtgggtgtgtatgtttgtatgtggGGAGGGGGTTACTCAATCTTTGTTTGGGGCCTTACTAAGGGTTGAACTGGTAAATTTCTTCTCATGTTCTTCTTTTAGAGCGTCCAAAATCTACGACTCACAGTGGTACTGTAGTATCATCAGTGACAGAAGGAAACAATGCAGCCATGACAGTGAGCTTGGCTCAGAACATTCTCCTTCCTCAGTTCGGCTGGTACCGTCAtaatcctaaccttaaccctatcaACCCAACTGATGGAAAGTTTGAAGTGGAATCTAGTGGTTCTCAATCTACTCTACGCATCTCCAATGTGACAAGCAGTGAAGATGGTACCTATGAGTGCAGAGCCAGGAATGTCATTGGAAGCACAAGCTTTATATTTCGTCTTCAAGTTATATCAAAAGGTGAGTTAATGCATTATTTGGTTTGCTCTAAAATGTGGATGGATtatggtggtcacacttgttatgggtggagatgGCCATGGTGAGTGAACTGTTATGAGAAGGGATTATGATTGCTACATCTTCTTATGGGTGGAGGGAACCATGGTGGTTGCTCTGTTATGGGAAAGGACGATGGTAgccgccaggcccggatttacataattggagcctataggcacgtaTGTCCTGgtgccctagactttgcccttcctgaatctacaaacccccgccgaaacgcactgcaagcatactggctgccccagctgtcccttctctcttaCGTCCCTTGCCTCTCATAACTAGCTACAGGTATCCTTTCgcattaggtagccaaagataccttcagtattaagtagttgaGGTGCCTGACTAACCggggatctcatcagtggaatgccgagacccaggtgagtaacctctacaCTCCTGTCGGAACTCTGCATAGGAAGGGAGGCACATGGGGGTGGGgagccgcctctccatcatcaggcgcctgtaggcacatacctacagtgccttatggtgggTGAACTGTTATGGGAAGGGATTACAGTGGCCACAGTTGTTATGGGTGGAGAGGGCCATGGCTGGTGCACTTTTATAGGAAGGGATTATTGTGGTCAAATGCATTGTGGGTGGGGATGGCCATGGTGAATGCACTGTTATGAGAAGGGATTGTGAATGGCTACATCTTATTATGGGTGGAGGGAACCATGGTGGGTGCTCTGTTATGGCAAGGGATgatggtggccatacttgttatgggtggagatgCCCATGGTGAGTGCCCTATTATGGGAAAGGATTATGGTGGCTACACATTATGGGTGGAGGGTGCTATAGTAGATGCTTTGCTATGGGAAGGGGATATGGTGGCCCCACTTATATAAGTGAATGGAGCCATAATGGTCACACTGCTATGAGAGGGGATCATAGTGGCCTCACTTGTAATATGACTCTTGACAAATGTGGCCAGGCTGTGGATGTAACaactggaggaggaggtgtgaccaCCGGAGGGCCCTTTCAAAGTTTCAGTGTTCACTATGACGTTTTAGTAGTTACACCTTTGCTCAAAATAGTCCGAACAAGGAGAAGGTCTCTAGTTGAATATCAGTTTGCACTACAGGCTACTGGGTTAAAGTTTTCAATGTAAAGTGAACCTGTTATGTCACAAAATATGACAAGATCATAATGTTGCCAGTGCACTgggactaataaaaaaaaaaaattctgtgcaACCAGCGAGctctagtgatgctcggatacccccgatcacggattccACCAAATTCGGCCACGGCGGAATCAAAATCCGGATAAGTCGTGATTTTGATCCGGATTTGAAATGGACTTACGAATTCGACTCGATTTTTGCCATGATCGGGATTTTCCtttaatgttaatagcaaagccaccatacATGCTACAAGCACCAAAACACAGTTGAGAAAGCGCTAAAGCCATTAACAGGTGCAAGAGTTGTGTTACCTAAAACTACCACTTGTTTTAAGGAGGCACATTTATataaagcatgtttttttttaagtgagacAGCTTTTGGTTCCCTTGAGCCCCTCATAGCCCCTTCTAGTGGTTCTGGATAAACACGAGTGCTCTTTTGAACTCCTATGACATCTCTTCCTCATGCTTCCACACTGAGGAATAACTATCCCCATCAAAAGACTGCCTGTTTATAATAGCTTAAAGTTCTGCTAAAGAGGGGGTTTTATGATATTCATTTGTGTTCTTGTGTATTACAACTCTGCAGGTTCTTCTGGTGGACTAAGTGGTGGAGCCATAGCTGGCATTGTGATAGGAGTACTAGCTGGAGTGGCCCTTATCGGAGTTGGAGGATTCTTTCTAATAAAGAAATTTTACTTAAGTAAGTTGGTAATTAATCACATATATTATGATAGTAAGGCCCATATTtcttctgagttatctcctaggagataatttttatattctctttaaaataacttttaaaggaaacctgagatgaataggtataaaagttttatacttatctgggacttcctccagccccctacgcACAGATCACTGCCATGCCGTCTTCCTCCTTCTTCTCGTTCTCCCGGGAAGAAGAAGCAATAGCTTGGCTAGTCAGGGCATACTGCACATCTGCAGCCTAGCCTTGTGCGCGCAACCTGCCACAGAATGCTTCCAGCCACCAGAGCGAGACGGGGGCGCACGCAGCCACAGTGCACATGCGCCGACTGACCAACCCAAACTTATGGGGTTTCTACTGGGAGAATGAGGAGGCGGAGGAAGACGGTATGGGAGCGATCGG is a window of Hyperolius riggenbachi isolate aHypRig1 chromosome 6, aHypRig1.pri, whole genome shotgun sequence DNA encoding:
- the LOC137521756 gene encoding carcinoembryonic antigen-related cell adhesion molecule 1-like, yielding MHCKWLCCFWVTWLMSTASGTTTLSSNTTGLLWEGQDSVALFCRTQIADAGYFWELEGEALPEESRYQITGDLSKANSTLTISPIFRNDTGNFTCEAFNSSTTEFSNAVSLNLAWFPVTSVITCGTEAFSDSVRFNCSWAGGNPAANIDLIFNGTTNSGQNSVTRTVTTGTEVQQPQMICRGDQEGRKSECQTNFERPKSTTHSGTVVSSVTEGNNAAMTVSLAQNILLPQFGWYRHNPNLNPINPTDGKFEVESSGSQSTLRISNVTSSEDGTYECRARNVIGSTSFIFRLQVISKGSSGGLSGGAIAGIVIGVLAGVALIGVGGFFLIKKFYLN